The following DNA comes from Thermoanaerobaculum aquaticum.
AGCACAAGATCCAGCGGGTGGGAGGCCCCTGGACCTACCATTTCCCCAGGCTTTTGCTTTACGAGTTCTTGATCCTGGGTTTGGCCGTTTCGGCAGTTATTCGCCGGCGAAGGCGCCTTTTGGTGGCCGAACGCTTCGCCATCCTCTGGGGGGTAGGTGCCCTAGCCATGTACGCTTACCTGGGCGAAAAGGTGCCCTGGCTTTTGGTGCACCAGGTTTTTCCGTGGGTTCCGCTGGCCGGGGTGGAAATGGCCCATGTTTTTGCCAGCTCCCGGAGGTGGCTGGCAAAAGGCGCAGTAACGGTCGGGCTTCTGGCCACGGTGTGGTCTTCATTGGCGCTGAGCTACCTTTACCCCACCATTGAGCCCGGGGATCCTCACGCCGAGCTTTTGGTTTTTGTGCAAACCACCAAAGCCGAGCAAGCGCTGGCGCAGGAAGGCCTGGCGCTTTACCGCCAGAACCCGGAGCAGGTGCTGGCCGCGGTGGAGGGGGAAGCGGTTTGGCCCCTCTCCTGGCAGTGGAAAGGGCTGCCGGTGCAGTGGTCCCTGGCCACAGCCTTAAACGGCCCGCCTCTGGTGGTGGCGGATCCGGGCAAGCTCGAGGAGCACAAGGCGGTTTGGGGGGATCGCTACCGCTGCGAGATCATTCCTTTGCGCGCGTGGTGGGTGGAGCGCTGGCGTGGCGTTACCCTTTTGGATGTGGGTCGCTGGTTTTTAACCCGCCGGGCTTGGTCGGAGCGCGGTTCCACCGACGTGGAAGTGTGCCGGAAAAGGGAAAGGAGTGTCACCGGTGAGCGTTGAACTTTCGGTTGTGGTGCCGGTCTTTAACGAGGAGGAAAACCTCCCGGAGCTTTATCGGCGCTTGACGGCGGTCCTCGGCACTGCTGCTTCCTCCTGGGAAATCCTTTTTGTGGACGACGGCTCCCGGGATCGCAGCTGGGAGATCATCAGGGGCCTGGCGGAGAACGATCCTCGCGTGCGGGGTTTGCGCTTTTCCCGCAACTTCGGCCACCAGATGGCCTTTGCCGCAGGGCTCGATCACGCCCGGGGCCAGGCGGTGGTGATCATGGATGCCGACCTTCAGGACCCCCCGGAGCTCATCCCGCAGCTTCTGGCCAAGCATCGAGAGGGCTTCGAGGTGGTTTATGCGGTGCGCACCGCGCGCCACGGGGAAACGTTTTTCAAGAGGCTCACCGCCAAGCTCTTTTACCGGCTCTTGGCGCGCATTACCTCGGTGCAAATCCCTTTGGACACCGGGGATTTTCGCCTCATGGGCCGGCGGGCGGTGGAGGCTTTCCGGCGACTCCCCGAGCGCCACCGCTTTACCCGCGGGTTGGTGGCGTGGTTGGGCTTTCCGCAAACCGGCGTGCCCTACGAGCGAGCTCCCCGTCATGCCGGCACCACCAAGTACCCGCTGCGCAAGATGCTGCGCTTTGCCGTGGATGCCATTACCTCCTTTTCCCACGTGCCCCTGCAGCTGGCTACCTGGCTGGGGTTTATCGTTTCGGGATTTGCGTTCTTTTACATCCTGGTGGTGATTGCCCTCAAATTTGCGGGGATTTCCTGGCCGGGCTATACGTCAATTATGGCAGCCATTTTGTTCTTGGGTGGTGTGCAGCTGGTGATGGTGGGGCTTTTAGGGGAGTACGTTGGGCGCATTTACGACGAGGTGAAACACCGCCCGCTTTACCTGGTGGCCGAGGAGGCAGGCTCCCGCGAGCAGGGGAGTATGCGTCACACAAATCGGTGAGAACGGCTTTGCCTCCTGCGTTAGCCTTGGTCAGGACTCAATGTCGGCAATGGCGGCAGCGGGATCGGCGGAACCCTGCACCACCCGCTGCAGGCCAGGGTAGTAGCGGTCCATGATCCCCACGCTGATGTACAGCATGTTGCGGTACTGCTCGTAGGAAAGCTCGCTGCCTTCGGTGCTGGTGGAGCAGCGGAAGCGCACCTCGCCGTCGGAAAGATCCATCTCGAAGTTGCCCAGGAGCAAGCCGTAGTTGGCGCGGGTGAGGAACTCCATGATGTCCCGGCGCCGGGGCTCCGGAATTTTGCCTTCCAGGAACACCAAAAAGCGCACGATGGACCGCTCCTCATCGGCCAGAGCCACCAACCGGTAGGTGCTGTTTTCCCCGGCCACCCCCATCTCGATGGCCTGATAGTGGGGGATGGTGCGGAACTCCCAGTTGTCCCGCTTGAAAAACTCCACCAGCTTCTCGTAAAGCCCCATGCTTTGCTCCATCTCTTACTCTCGCCCACCGCGCCGTTGCTGTCAAGAGAAAAAGGGGGGCGCTGAGCGCCCCCCTGGTTGAGTTTGCGTCACCGCTTTTAAAAGCGAATGCGCAGGCCCAGCTGACCCAGGCGCTGTTCGCCCTGGAGCGGGTCGCCGGCGTAGCTGGTGGGCCGGCCAAAGTTGGCGGCCAGCCGGTTGCCCACGTAGCCCGCGGGGTTTTTGGAG
Coding sequences within:
- a CDS encoding type III secretion system chaperone family protein; translated protein: MGLYEKLVEFFKRDNWEFRTIPHYQAIEMGVAGENSTYRLVALADEERSIVRFLVFLEGKIPEPRRRDIMEFLTRANYGLLLGNFEMDLSDGEVRFRCSTSTEGSELSYEQYRNMLYISVGIMDRYYPGLQRVVQGSADPAAAIADIES
- a CDS encoding glycosyltransferase family 2 protein, which encodes MSVELSVVVPVFNEEENLPELYRRLTAVLGTAASSWEILFVDDGSRDRSWEIIRGLAENDPRVRGLRFSRNFGHQMAFAAGLDHARGQAVVIMDADLQDPPELIPQLLAKHREGFEVVYAVRTARHGETFFKRLTAKLFYRLLARITSVQIPLDTGDFRLMGRRAVEAFRRLPERHRFTRGLVAWLGFPQTGVPYERAPRHAGTTKYPLRKMLRFAVDAITSFSHVPLQLATWLGFIVSGFAFFYILVVIALKFAGISWPGYTSIMAAILFLGGVQLVMVGLLGEYVGRIYDEVKHRPLYLVAEEAGSREQGSMRHTNR